One Mus musculus strain C57BL/6J chromosome X, GRCm38.p6 C57BL/6J DNA window includes the following coding sequences:
- the Was gene encoding wiskott-Aldrich syndrome protein homolog: MNSGPGPVGGRPGGRGGPAVQQNIPSNLLQDHENQRLFELLGRKCWTLATTVVQLYLALPPGAEHWTMEHCGAVCFVKDNPQKSYFIRLYGLQAGRLLWEQELYSQLVYLTPTPFFHTFAGDDCQVGLNFADESEAQAFRALVQEKIQKRNQRQSGERRQLPPPPAPINEERRGGLPPVPPHPGGDHGGPSGGPLSLGLVTVDIQNPDITSSRYRGLPAPGPGPTDKKRSGKKKISKADIGAPSGFKHVSHVGWDPQNGFDVNNLDPDLRSLFSRAGISEAQLTDAETSKLIYDFIEDQGGLEAVRQEMRRQEPLPPPPPPCRGGGGGGGGGGGGGGGGGGQPLRPPVVGSNKGRSGPLPPVPMGGAPPPPTPRGPPPPGRGGPPPPPPPATGRSGPPPPPLPGAGGPPAPPPPPPPPPPPPCPGSGPAPPPLPPTPVSGGSPAPGGGRGALLDQIRQGIQLNKTPGALENSVQQPPAQQSEGLVGALMHVMQKRSRVIHSSDEGEDQTGEDEEDDEWDD; this comes from the exons ATGAATAGTGGCCCTGGCCCTGTAGGAGGCAGGCCTGGGGGCCGAGGGGGACCAGCCGTTCAGCAGAACATTCCTTCCAACCTCCTCCAGGACCATGAAAACCAGAGACTCTTTGAGCTTCTTGGCCGAAAATGCTGG ACACTGGCTACCACAGTTGTTCAGCTCTACCTGGCACTGCCCCCTGGAGCTGAGCACTGGACCATGGAACACTGCGGGGCTGTGTGCTTCGTGAAGGATAACCCTCAGAAGTCCTACTTCATCCGCCTTTATGGCCTACAG GCTGGTCGGCTACTCTGGGAACAGGAGCTGTACTCTCAGCTGGTTTATCTCACTCCCACCCCGTTCTTCCACACTTTTGCTGGAGAT GACTGTCAAGTAGGACTGAACTTTGCGGATGAGAGTGAAGCCCAGGCCTTCCGGGCCTTGGTGCAGGAGAAGATACAAAAAAGGAATCAGAGGCAAAGCGGAG AAAGACGccagctaccaccaccaccagcaccaatCAATGAGG agagaagaggagggctcCCACCTGTGCCCCCACACCCGGGTGGAGATCATGGGG GCCCATCAGGTGGTCCACTATCTCTAGGACTTGTGACGGTCGACATTCAGAACCCTGACATCACAAGTTCACGATACCGTGGGCTCCCTGCACCTGGCCCTGGCCCAACTGATAAGAAACGCTCAGGGAAAAAGAAGATCAGCAAAGCTGATATCGGAGCACCGAGTGGATTCAA aCATGTCAGCCACGTGGGCTGGGATCCCCAGAATGGATTTGAT GTGAACAACCTAGACCCGGATCTGCGGAGCTTGTTCTCCAGGGCAGGAATCAGCGAGGCCCAGCTCACTGACGCAGAGACCTCCAAGCTCATCTACGATTTTATTGAGGACCAGGGAGGTCTAGAGGCTGTCCGGCAGGAGATGAGGCGCCAAG AGCCACTCCCACCACCTCCGCCGccatgcagaggaggaggaggaggaggaggaggaggaggaggaggaggaggaggaggaggaggccagccTCTGAGACCTCCTGTTGTGGGGAGTAATAAGGGTCGCTCAGGTCCACTGCCCCCTGTACCTATGGGGGGTGCCCCACCTCCACCAACACCACGAGGGCCCCCACCACCAGGCCGAGGGGGtcctcctccaccaccccctCCAGCCACTGGACGATCTGGACCACCACCTCCTCCACTCCCTGGAGCTGGGGGACCACCagcaccgccaccaccaccaccaccaccaccacctccaccctgCCCTGGGAGTGGGCCCGCCCCTCCCCCGCTCCCTCCTACTCCAGTGTCTGGGGGGAGCCCAGCACCTGGTGGGGGCCGGGGTGCACTTTTGGACCAAATCCGGCAGGGAATTCAGCTGAACAAG ACCCCTGGAGCTCTAGAGAACTCAGTACAGCAACCACCCGCGCAGCAGTCAGAAGGCCTAGTAGGTGCCCTGATGCATGTCATGCAGAAGAGGAGTAGAGTCATCCATTCCTCAG ATGAAGGGGAGGATCAGACCGGCGAGGATGAAGAGGATGATGAATGGGATGACTAA